A segment of the Candidatus Bathyarchaeia archaeon genome:
GGCATTATTCCGAGCTTACAAAGGCCCGGGCTTATTATCCCTGGCGTATTCGGCCCTATTATGGTCACGCCCTTCTCGCTGGCCTTGGCCAAGATGTACATGGAGTCCAGAACTGGGACCCCCTCCGCTATCAGGACTATTGGGCTTAGGCCCGCCTCTATGGCCTCCAAGGCCGCCTCCTTCGTGAATTGGGCTGGGACGAATACTATGGAGGCGTTCACGCCCCTCTCCTCAACGGCCTCCCTCACGGTATCGTACACGGGCACCCCTTCGACCTCGAAGCCCCCCTTCCCGGGACTCGTACCAGCCAAAACCTTAGTCCCATATTGCTTCAAGAGCCTCGTGTGGAAGCTGCCCTGCTTCCCGGTGATCCCTTGAACCAAGACCTTCGTATTGGCATCTACCAATATGGCCATTTCAAGCACCCCTTGCGAGCTCGACCGCCTTCATAGCGGCCTCCTCCATGCTATCGAAGGAATCGATCCCCGCCTCGGACAATATCCTCTTCCCCTCCTCCTCGTTTGTGCCCACGAGCCTTATCACCATTGGCTTCGTGAAGCCCATCTTTTCCTTAACCTTGACAATGGCCTTGGCCACTTCATCGCACCTTATGATCCCGCCGAGTACGTTCATGAGGAGCACCTTGGTCCTAGGGTTCGATAATACTATCTCAACGGCCTCTATCATCCGCTCTATGGTGGCCGTTCCGCCCATGTCGCAGAAATTGGCCGGTTCTCCCCCATACTCCTTCACAAGATCCAATGTCGCCATCGTGAGGCCAGCTCCGTTCCCGACTATGCCCACATATCCATCGAGATCCACATAGGCCAATCCCGATGCCTTGGCCCTCGCCTCCAAGGCGGTCATCTCCGGTCCGGCCATTTTGGCCCTCGCCTCATATTCCTTATGCCTGTAAAGGGAATTGTCATCGATTATCAGCTTCATATCCGCGGCCACGAAGGTCCCCTCCTCCGTTTCAACCAGCGGGTTCGACTCGATCAATTCGCCATCGTATGAAACCGCTATATCGTAGAGCCTCTTTATGATCGCGCCAAGCTCCAGTAATTGCCTCCCCCTATATCCAATTCTCCTCGCTATGTACCTAGCCTCGTATTCCTGAAGCCCCTTTAGGGGGTCCACATCGCCCTTCACTATCTTCTCCGGCGATCTCTCAGCGACCTCCTCTATATCCACGCCCCCCTCCGTCGAGGCCAAGTAGGAGTACCTCTTCGAAGCCCTGTTTATTACGAAGCCCACATATAGTTCCCTCTTCACCTTGATCCTCTCCTCGACTAAGAGCCTCGAAACCCTCTCGCCCTTTATCTCGGAACCCAATAGCGCCTCTGCCATCCTATATGCCTCCTCCGCGCTTTCGGCGAACTTTATCCCGCCAGCCTTCCCCCTCCC
Coding sequences within it:
- the sucC gene encoding ADP-forming succinate--CoA ligase subunit beta, encoding MKLFEYEAKDIAERFGIPRPKGIVVETPEEARRAFESIGRPVVLKSQVLVAGRGKAGGIKFAESAEEAYRMAEALLGSEIKGERVSRLLVEERIKVKRELYVGFVINRASKRYSYLASTEGGVDIEEVAERSPEKIVKGDVDPLKGLQEYEARYIARRIGYRGRQLLELGAIIKRLYDIAVSYDGELIESNPLVETEEGTFVAADMKLIIDDNSLYRHKEYEARAKMAGPEMTALEARAKASGLAYVDLDGYVGIVGNGAGLTMATLDLVKEYGGEPANFCDMGGTATIERMIEAVEIVLSNPRTKVLLMNVLGGIIRCDEVAKAIVKVKEKMGFTKPMVIRLVGTNEEEGKRILSEAGIDSFDSMEEAAMKAVELARGA